The Balaenoptera acutorostrata chromosome 10, mBalAcu1.1, whole genome shotgun sequence genome has a window encoding:
- the IL17RB gene encoding LOW QUALITY PROTEIN: interleukin-17 receptor B (The sequence of the model RefSeq protein was modified relative to this genomic sequence to represent the inferred CDS: inserted 4 bases in 3 codons; substituted 2 bases at 2 genomic stop codons), translating into MSLVLLSLAALCCGAMPPEPTIQCGSEPGPSPEWMVXHTLTPGDLRDLRVEPIKSSVVLEDYSILMNISWILWADASIRLLKATKICVTGKSHFQSFSCVRCNYTDAFQTQTRPSGGKWTFSYIGFPVELNXVYFIRAHNIPNANMNEDGPSLAVNFTSPGCLDHKMKYKIKCIEAGSLWDPNITACKENETMVEVNFTTSRLGNRYMALIQXSTVIGTSYVSEVHQKELTRTSVVVQVTGERXGAVVQLTPYFHTCGNNCIRRRXTVGLCPQMGVPFPRDHSSGVLGGRLPLLLSALPVATWVLAVGIYLTWRHERIKKTSFSTTTLLPPIKVLVVYPSEICFHHTVCYFSEFLQNHCRSEVILEKWQKKKIAEMGPVQWLTTQKKATDKVIFLLSNDNTMCDGTCGKRGGSPCENSQDLFPLAFNLFCSDLRSQTHLHKYMVVCFTEDTKDNDTALSVCPTYRLMKDATAFCTELLHAKRVSMGRRVHACHYSCSSL; encoded by the exons ACGATTCAGTGTGGCTCTGAACCCG GACCATCTCCAGAATGGATGGTCTGACACACCCTGACCCCAGGAGACTTGAGGGATCTCCGAGTGGAGCCTATTAAAAGCAGTGTTGTGCTGGAGGACTATTCAATTTTGATGAACATAAGCTGGATACTCTGGGCAGATG CCAGCATCCGCTTGTTGAAAGCCACCAAGATCTGCGTGACGGGCAAAAGCCACTTCCAGTCCTTCAGCTGCGTCAGGTGCAATTACACTGACGCCTTCCAGACTCAGACCAGACCCTCTGGTGGCAAA TGGACGTTTTCCTACATTGGCTTTCCTGTAGAGCTGAA AGTCTATTTCATTAGGGCCCATAACATCCCCAATGCAAATATGAATGAAGACGGCCCCTCCCTGGCTGTGAACTTCACCTCACCAG GCTGCCTGGAccacaaaatgaaatacaaaataaaatgcatcGAGGCAG GAAGTCTGTGGGATCCAAACATCACTGCTTGTAAGGAGAATGAGACCATGGTAGAAGTGAACTTTACAACCAGTCGCCTTGGAAACAGATATATGGCTCTCATCC ATTCCACTGTAATTGGGACTTCTTATGTGTCGGAGg TGCACCAGAAGGAACTAACTCGAACTTCCGTGGTGGTTCAAGTGACTGGGGAACGTTAAGGTGCTGTGGTCCAG CTGACTCCGTATTTCCATACCTGTGGCAACAACTGCATCCGACGCA GAACTGTGGGGCTTTGCCCACAAATGGGTGTCCCCTTCCCTCGGGATCACA GCAGCGGTGTGTTGGGCGGACGGCTGCCTCTCCTCCTCTCGGCTCTGCCGGTGGCCACGTGGGTGCTGGCGGTTGGGATCTATCTGACCTGGAGGCATG AAAGGATCAAGAAGACTTCCTTCTCTACCACCACACTACTGCCCCCCATTAAGGTTCTTGTGGTTTACCCATCTGAAATATGTTTCCATCACACAGTTTGTTACTTCTCTGAATTTCTTCAAAACCACTGCAGAAGTGAAGTCATCcttgaaaaatggcagaaaaagaaaatagccgAGATGGGTCCCGTGCAGTGGCTTACCACTCAGAAGAAAGCCACGGATAaggtcattttccttctttccaatgATAACACCATGTGTGATGGTACCTGTGGCAAGAGGGGGGGCAGCCCCTGTGAGAACTCCCAAGACCTGTTCCCCCTCGCCTTTAACCTCTTCTGCAGCGATCTAAGAAGCCAGACTCATCTGCACAAATACATGGTGGTCTGTTTCACAGAGGATACCAAAGACAACGACACTGCGCTCAGTGTCTGCCCCACATACCGCCTCATGAAGGATGCTACAGCTTTCTGCACAGAGCTTCTCCATGCCAAACGTGTGTCGATGGGGAGAAGGGTGCACGCCTGCCACTACAGCTGCTCCTCCCTGTAG